From one Lycium ferocissimum isolate CSIRO_LF1 chromosome 7, AGI_CSIRO_Lferr_CH_V1, whole genome shotgun sequence genomic stretch:
- the LOC132061829 gene encoding probable anion transporter 5, translating into MGSSKFPKRYLIVILTFICTSVCYVERVGFSIAYAVAADAVGINQSSKGVILSTFYYGYACSQVAGGWVAQKIGGRRVLLLSFVLWSLTCAFVPLDPSKPMILVIARLLVGVAQGFIFPSIHSVLAQWVPPHERSRSVSFTTSGMYLGAAMGMLTLPSLVKFRGPQSVFLAEAFLGAMWSLVWFSYATDPPRSDHRKATAAGFGESLLPIKGSSKMKADNASKIPWKRILVSLLVWASVVNNFTFHYALYVLMNWLPTYFELGLQLSLQEMGSSKMLPYFNMFIFSNIGGVIADHLVTKRILSITKTRKVLNTVGFMVASIALMALPLFRTSGGALFCSSVALGFSALGRAGFAVNHMDIAPRYAGIVMGVSNTAGTLAGIVGVDLTGRLLEAAKATELDLSSPGSWKPVFLIPGVLCIFSSFVFILLSTGERIFD; encoded by the coding sequence ATGGGAAGCAGTAAATTCCCGAAGCGTTACTTAATTGTAATTTTGACCTTCATCTGCACGTCAGTCTGTTACGTAGAACGGGTGGGCTTTTCTATTGCGTATGCTGTTGCTGCTGATGCTGTAGGAATAAATCAGAGTAGCAAAGGTGTAATCCTTTCAACCTTTTATTATGGTTATGCCTGTTCACAAGTAGCTGGTGGCTGGGTTGCTCAAAAGATAGGGGGACGCCGTGTCCTTCTCCTTTCATTTGTTTTGTGGTCGCTAACTTGCGCTTTTGTACCCCTTGACCCAAGCAAACCGATGATCCTAGTAATAGCCCGCTTGCTTGTTGGGGTGGCTCAAGGTTTCATTTTTCCATCTATTCACAGTGTCCTTGCACAGTGGGTACCACCACATGAAAGATCACGATCTGTTTCTTTTACAACCTCTGGAATGTACTTAGGTGCAGCTATGGGTATGCTTACGCTTCCTAGCCTGGTGAAATTTAGGGGTCCTCAATCTGTATTTCTAGCTGAAGCATTTTTAGGTGCAATGTGGTCACTAGTCTGGTTCAGTTATGCTACTGATCCACCTCGTTCTGACCATCGAAAAGCAACTGCTGCTGGCTTTGGGGAATCATTACTTCCCATCAAAGGGAGTTCAAAGATGAAGGCAGATAATGCCAGTAAAATCCCTTGGAAGCGCATCCTTGTTAGCTTACTGGTTTGGGCCAGTGTTGTGAACAACTTCACTTTTCATTATGCTCTTTATGTACTTATGAACTGGCTTCCAACATACTTTGAATTGGGTCTCCAGCTCAGCCTTCAAGAAATGGGTTCATCCAAAATGCTGCCCTACTTCAACAtgtttatattttcaaatatcGGTGGGGTGATTGCGGATCACCTTGTCACCAAGAGAATTCTGTCTATTACTAAAACCAGGAAAGTTTTAAACACAGTGGGTTTCATGGTTGCATCTATTGCATTGATGGCTCTTCCTTTGTTCAGAACATCTGGTGGCGCTTTATTTTGTTCCTCTGTGGCTCTTGGTTTCTCGGCATTAGGAAGAGCTGGGTTTGCAGTTAACCACATGGACATCGCTCCAAGATATGCAGGAATTGTTATGGGAGTTTCAAATACAGCTGGTACATTAGCTGGAATAGTTGGGGTTGACCTAACTGGTCGACTACTAGAAGCTGCTAAAGCCACTGAGTTAGATCTTTCCAGTCCAGGTAGCTGGAAACCCGTGTTTCTCATCCCAGGGGTGCTTTGCATTTTTAGTTCTTTTGTTTTCATACTATTGTCCACTGGGGAGAGAATTTTTGACTAA